The proteins below are encoded in one region of Colletotrichum lupini chromosome 5, complete sequence:
- a CDS encoding DnaJ domain-containing protein codes for MYFRGAALVLLLLCLVQLALCAEDYYNLLGISKKASDREIKSAYRKLSKKYHPDKNPGDDSAKDKFVEVSEAYEALIDPETRKIYDQYGHEGLKQQQQNGGGHRHDPFDVFSRFFGGGGHFGGHGQRRGQDVNVRIGISLRDFYNGINTEFQWDKQHICEDCDGTGSADGKVDTCGVCGGRGVRIVKHQLAPGMFQQVQMQCDACGGRGQEIKHKCHTCGGARVVRKPTTVQLTVARGAGRDSQIVYENEADASPDYVAGNLVVTLSEKEPEIGQDNPDRVDGTFFRRKDNDLYWTEVLSLREAWMGDWTRNVTHLDGHVVRLSRDRGGVVQPGHVETVKGEGMPVFHEDGDSVYHKTEFGNLYVDYVVVLPDQMESGMEKEFWSVFQKWRGKVGVDLHKDSGRPEKPPVHDEL; via the exons ATGTACTTCCGAGGGGCAGCACTCGTGCTGCTGCTCCTATGCCTCGTCCAGCTGGCCCTCTGCGCCGAGGACTACTACAACCTCTTAGGCATCAGCAAGAAGGCCTCAGATCGTGAGATCAAATCTGCTTATCGCAAGCTGAGCAAGAAATACCACCCCGATAAGAACCC AGGCGACGATAGCGCAAAGGACAAGTTCGTCGAAGTCTCCGAGGCCTACGAAGCCCTCATCGACCCCGAAACCCGCAAAATTTACGACCAATACGGCCACGAGGGCCTCAAACAACAGCAGCAAAACGGCGGCGGCCACCGCCACGACCCCTTTGACGTCTTCTCCCGCTtcttcggcggcggcggccacTTTGGCGGCCACGGCCAGCGCCGCGGCCAAGACGTAAACGTCCGCATCGGCATCTCCCTCCGTGACTTCTACAACGGCATCAACACCGAGTTTCAGTGGGACAAGCAGCACATTTGCGAAGACTGCGACGGCACCGGCTCCGCGGACGGCAAAGTAGACACCTGCGGCGTCTGCGGCGGCCGCGGCGTGCGCATCGTCAAGCACCAGCTCGCCCCCGGCATGTTCCAGCAGGTCCAGATGCAGTGCGACGCCTGCGGCGGACGGGGCCAGGAGATCAAGCACAAGTGCCACACCTGCGGCGGCGCGCGCGTCGTGCGCAAGCCCACGACCGTCCAGCTCACCGTCGCCCGCGGCGCGGGGCGCGACAGCCAGATCGTCTACGAGAACGAGGCGGACGCGAGCCCGGACTACGTCGCCGGCAACCTCGTCGTCACGCTCTCCGAGAAGGAGCCCGAGATCGGGCAGGACAACCCGGACCGCGTCGACGGCACCTTTTTCCGCCGCAAGGACAACGACCTCTACTGGACCGAGGTGCTCTCGCTGCGCGAGGCGTGGATGGGCGACTGGACGCGCAACGTGACGCACCTCGACGGCCACGTCGTGCGGCTCTCGCGCGACCGGGGCGGCGTCGTGCAGCCGGGCCACGTCGAGACGGTCAAGGGCGAGGGCATGCCGGTTTTCCACGAGGACGGCGACAGCGTGTACCACAAGACGGAGTTTGGCAACCTGTACGTCGACTACGTTGTCGTGCTGCCCGATCAGATGGAGAGCGGCATGGAGAAGGAGTTTTGGAGCGTCTTCCAAAAGTGGCGGGGCAAGGTCGGCGTCGACTTGCATAAGGATAGCGGACGGCCAGAGAAGCCTCCGGTGCACGACGAATTATGA
- a CDS encoding major facilitator superfamily transporter, protein MSSPRSRPRFSDDEVGRARANPPNPASPPPPYYSDPDSETTTATVATPREDQPLLRDPAAAIEAGESWKPPRGFLWIELAIMANVFLYGFDGTITAATYAVISSEFDAANTASWLTTSYLVTSTAFQPLYGRFPDIFGRRVCFFVSSITFGLGCLGCGLAGDVVLLNCMRALTGFGGGGLMTMATIVNSDMIPFRERGMYQALQNGMFGFGAVAGASFGGSIADHIGWRWCFLLQVPVSIMALTLGALVIKNPEGGFDIDTNDWRAIWSRVDVSGALLLVVAISVQLVGLSLGGNELPWGSPIVIGTLVGSVLLLTLFVLVEARTKAIPVIPLRMLRGKLPIFTQISNVCAGLAAYAYLFMLPLFFQVVLLDSATKAGARLAIPSLATPLGGLFAGIVMSRWGKLIWLVRAGAFLMLFGNSLVTALQFQDSQWKYLVYIFPANLGQGIIYPAILFTTLASFDHAASTVYLVRSLGTVWGVAITSAIVQTTLSVRLPEVLGDIPDKSRLIDEIRHSVTALKTLPAEVRLPARHVYYEGIQYAFAASTTFAGIALIAALFASPRGLRSTHNGTVSADVWVKSIEARAQLSICMSSSQNTQFKKSKHAMRDTQTGID, encoded by the exons ATGAGCAGCCCGCGCTCCCGGCCCCGCTTCTCAGACGATGAAGTCGGCAGAGCACGAGCCAACCCTCCGAACCCGGCATCACCGCCGCCCCCGTACTACTCCGACCCGGACTCAGaaaccaccaccgccaccgTGGCCACGCCTCGCGAAGACCAACCGCTCCTCCGCGACCCAGCCGCCGCCATCGAGGCCGGCGAGTCATGGAAGCCGCCGCGGGGGTTCCTCTGGATCGAGCTGGCTATTATGGCCAACGTCTTCCTCTACGGGTTTGATGGGACCATCACGGCGGCGACGTACGCCGTCATCAGCTCCGAGTTTGACGCCGCGAACACGGCGAGCTGGCTGACGACGTCGTACCTCGTCACCAGCACCGCGTTCCAGCCGCTGTACGGGCGGTTTCCTGACATTTTCGGGCGGAGGGTGTGTTTCTTTGTTAGTAGTATCACGTTCGGGCTTGGCTGTCTTGGTTGCGGGCTGGCGGGCGACGTGGTGCTTCTCAACTGCATGCGCGCTCTGACTGGGTTTGGAGGCGGTGGTCTTATGACGATGG CCACGATTGTCAACTCGGACATGATTCCCTTCCGCGAGAGAGGCATGTACCAGGCCCTCCAGAACGGCATGTTCGGCTTCGGCGCCGTGGCTGGTGCTTCGTTTGGTGGCTCCATTGCCGACCACATCGGCTGGCGCTGGTGCTTCTTGCTGCAGGTGCCCGTCTCCATCATGGCACTTACTCTAGGGGCCCTGGTGATCAAGAACCCCGAGGGCGGGTTCGATATTGACACCAACGACTGGAGGGCCATATGGTCGAGGGTGGACGTTTCTGGAGCACTGCTTCTGGTTGTAGCCATCTCCGTGCAGCTCGTCGGCCTGAGCTTGGGCGGCAACGAGCTTCCGTGGGGTAGTCCCATCGTCATCGGCACGCTCGTGGGCAGTGTGCTTTTATTGACGTTATTTGTGCTCGTCGAGGCGCGGACAAAGGCCATTCCCGTCATTCCACTGAGGATGCTCCGGGGAAAGTTGCCCATTTTTACGCAGATTTCCAATGTTTGCGCGGGACTCGCGGCGTATGCG TACCTTTTCATGCTTCCGCTCTTCTTCCAGGTAGTGTTGCTCGACTCGGCGACTAAAGCTGGCGCGAGACTGGCGATCCCATCACTTGCCACGCCTCTCGGGGGTCTATTTGCGGGCATTGTCATGTCTCGCTGGGGCAAGCTCATTTGGCTCGTCCGAGCTGGCGCATTCCTGATGCTGTTCGGCAATTCACTCGTCACTGCCCTCCAATTTCAGGACTCGCAGTGGAAGTATCTCGTTTACATCTTTCCAGCGAATTTGGGTCAGGGTATCATCTACCCCGCGATTCTCTTCACGACGCTGGCCTCGTTTGACCACGCTG CTTCGACGGTGTATCTCGTTCGCTCTTTGGGCACAGTCTGGGGCGTGGCGATAACTTCTGCCATCGTGCAGACAACGCTCAGTGTGCGACTACCCGAAGTCCTCGGCGACATCCCCGATAAGTCGAGA CTCATCGACGAGATTCGGCATTCCGTGACAGCCCTCAAGACCCTGCCTGCAGAGGTGCGCTTACCCGCTCGCCATGTCTACTATGAGGGCATCCAGTATGCCTTCGCCGCCTCTACCACGTTTGCCGGAATCGCTCTCATCGCTGCACTTTTCGCAAGCCCGCGCGGCCTGCGTAGCACTCACAA TGGGACTGTGTCAGCAGACGTTTGGGTAAAGAGTATTGAAGCGCGAGCACAATTATCAATATGTATGAGCTCTTCGCAAAATACCCAGTTCAAGAAGTCAAAGCATGCCATGAGGGACACTCAGACCGGTATCGACTGA
- a CDS encoding helicase associated domain-containing protein, whose product MASKKYAFLPMEDDEVGPAKVVKDKKKHKSRHRDRSSERHRDRDRSDRPSRRRSRSRSPARPSKQYRKRDADDDDRWADEEPPSEPEEADGNDEPEFKESASKRVKLSHDDRDRDADQSDGTKEELERQRDIEEREAFAKRLREKDDKKSKTAESRRPEVDRKANMEDLRMKSRQMYLGKREAEKLALLRKQVAEETEELRSGVRLSEREKAEFTKNREILRLAEERLKIDDHKDGYYIPEDYITEKGKIDKKRKEDAMYKRYVEKDEYGQEKFVTEHEEWEREQATKAKAQIQRSERENDDYSYVMDEEQYIKWNLGSSMPGEGKLTKEQQFLAAQIEAAEKKQLTIQETRKSLPIYAYRDDFLAAMEKYQILVIVGETGSGKTTQLPQYLHEAGFTKNGMKVGCTQPRRVAAMSVAARVADEVGVKVGQEVGYSIRFEDNTSDKTILKYMTDGMLLREFMTEPDLSGYSAIMIDEAHERTVHTDILLALVKDLARERPDLKLLISSATMNAEKFAAYFDDAPIYNIPGRRYPVDIYYTPAPEANYLAAAITTVFQIHTTQGKGDILVFLTGQDEIDAAEQQIVDTAKKLGSRVKELVVCPIYANLPSELQAKIFEPTPEGARKVVLATNIAETSLTIDGIVYVIDPGFVKENVYNPATGMSNLVVTPCSRASANQRSGRAGRVGPGKCFRLYTKFAYMNEMDESPMPEIQRTNLNGVVLQLKSLGINELLDFEFMDPPPTEALIGALNQLFALQALNHKGELTKMGRQMAEFPTDPMLAKAVLAADKEGCVEEVLSVVSMLSEASALFFRPKDKKIHADSARARFTVKEGGDHLTLLNIWNQWVDSDFSPIWSRENFLQQRSLTRARDVRDQLAKLCERVEVSPSSCGASNLPPIKRALTAGFFPNAARLQRSGDSYRTVKKNATVYVHPSSVLMGVDPPTKMLVYFELVQTTKEYMRSCMPIESKWLAELAPHFYKQKDVEAMEEKKMPKARTYDR is encoded by the coding sequence ATGGCATCAAAAAAGTACGCCTTCCTCCCGATGGAGGACGACGAGGTCGGTCCCGCCAAGGTGGTCAAGGACAAGAAGAAGCACAAATCGCGCCATCGCGACCGTTCGAGCGAAAGACATCGGGATCGCGACCGTAGCGATAGACCCTCGAGAAGACGATCACGCTCCAGATCGCCGGCCCGACCCTCAAAACAGTACCGCAAACGAGAcgcagacgacgacgacaggTGGGCGGACGAGGAGCCACCGTCGGAACCCGAGGAAGCGGACGGCAACGACGAGCCCGAGTTCAAAGAGTCTGCGTCGAAGCGGGTAAAGCTTAGCCACGATGATCGCGACCGCGACGCGGACCAGTCGGATGGCACCAAGGAAGAACTGGAGCGTCAGCGCGACATTGAGGAGCGCGAGGCGTTTGCAAAGCGGTTACGGGAAAAGGACGACAAGAAGTCAAAGACGGCTGAGAGCCGACGGCCAGAGGTGGATCGCAAGGCGAACATGGAGGATCTCCGCATGAAGAGTCGACAGATGTACCTCGGGAAACGAGAGGCTGAGAAGCTTGCCCTGCTGCGCAAGCAGGTCGCCGAGGAGACGGAAGAGTTGAGGAGCGGCGTAAGGCTATCGGAGCGGGAGAAGGCCGAATTCACCAAGAACCGCGAGATTCTACGGCTAGCGGAGGAACGCCTCAAGATTGATGACCACAAGGATGGGTACTACATACCAGAGGACTACATCACGGAGAAGGGCAAAATCGACAAGAAGAGGAAAGAAGATGCGATGTACAAGAGATACGTGGAGAAGGATGAGTACGGGCAAGAAAAGTTCGTCACGGAGCATGAAGAGTGGGAAAGGGAGCAGGCTACCAAGGCCAAGGCGCAGATCCAGAGGTCGGAGAGAGAAAACGACGATTACTCCTACGTCATGGATGAGGAGCAGTACATCAAATGGAACTTGGGGTCAAGTATGCCTGGAGAGGGCAAATTGACCAAGGAGCAGCAATTCCTGGCGGCGCAGATCGAGGCAGCAGAGAAGAAGCAGCTCACAATCCAGGAGACGAGGAAGAGCCTGCCCATTTACGCATATCGAGATGACTTTCTCGCGGCGATGGAAAAGTATCAGATTCTGGTCATTGTTGGAGAAACAGGTTCCGGAAAGACGACACAGTTACCGCAATACCTACACGAAGCTGGGTTCACCAAGAATGGAATGAAGGTTGGATGTACGCAACCGCGTCGTGTTGCTGCGATGAGTGTCGCTGCGCGTGTGGCAGACGAGGTTGGCGTCAAGGTCGGGCAGGAGGTCGGATACTCGATTCGTTTCGAGGACAACACGAGCGACAAGACGATTCTGAAATACATGACGGACGGCATGTTGCTAAGAGAGTTCATGACTGAACCTGATCTTTCCGGGTACTCGGCCATCATGATTGACGAAGCTCACGAGAGAACTGTCCACACCGATATTTTGCTGGCTCTGGTCAAGGATTTGGCAAGGGAACGGCCAGACTTGAAACTCTTGATTTCATCAGCGACGATGAACGCGGAAAAGTTCGCCGCTTATTTCGACGATGCCCCTATTTACAACATCCCCGGACGAAGATACCCAGTTGACATTTATTATACGCCAGCGCCAGAGGCCAACTACCTGGCAGCCGCCATCACCACGGTTTTCCAAATCCACACAACGCAGGGCAAGGGCGATATCCTTGTCTTCCTCACGGGTCAAGACGAGATTGACGCGGCCGAACAACAAATAGTCGATACGGCGAAAAAGCTGGGAAGTCGTGTCAAGGAACTTGTTGTCTGTCCAATTTACGCCAACTTGCCATCGGAGCTGCAGGCAAAGATCTTCGAACCGACCCCAGAAGGTGCTCGCAAGGTCGTTCTGGCTACCAACATCGCTGAGACCAGTTTGACGATTGACGGTATCGTCTATGTCATCGACCCCGGCTTCGTCAAGGAGAACGTCTACAACCCCGCCACCGGCATGTCAAACCTCGTCGTGACACCCTGCTCAAGGGCGTCCGCGAACCAGAGGAGTGGTCGTGCAGGTCGTGTCGGACCCGGAAAGTGCTTCCGCCTCTACACAAAGTTCGCCTACATGAACGAGATGGACGAGTCGCCCATGCCGGAAATTCAGCGCACGAATCTCAACGGCGTCGTCCTCCAGCTCAAGTCGCTAGGCATCAATGAGCTCCTCGATTTTGAGTTCATGGACCCGCCGCCGACCGAGGCCCTCATCGGCGCCCTCAACCAGCTCTTTGCCCTCCAGGCTCTCAACCACAAGGGCGAGCTCACCAAGATGGGCCGCCAGATGGCCGAGTTCCCCACTGACCCGATGCTTGCCAAGGCCGTCCTCGCTGCCGACAAAGAGGGCTGCGTTGAGGAGGTGCTCTCCGTCGTCTCCATGCTCAGCGAGGCCTCGGCCCTCTTCTTCCGCCCCAAGGACAAGAAGATCCACGCCGACTCAGCGCGCGCCCGCTTCACCGTCAAGGAGGGCGGCGACCACCTGACGCTGCTCAACATTTGGAATCAGTGGGTCGACAGCGACTTCTCGCCCATCTGGTCGCGCGAGAATTTCCTGCAGCAGCGCTCCCTGACGCGTGCGCGCGACGTCCGCGACCAGCTGGCCAAGCTCTGCGAGCGCGTCGAGGTCTCGCCCTCGAGCTGCGGCGCGTCCAACCTGCCGCCCATCAAGCGCGCGCTGACGGCCGGCTTCTTCCCCAACGCGGCGCGCCTGCAGCGCAGCGGCGACAGCTACCGCACCGTCAAGAAGAACGCCACCGTCTACGTGCACCCGTCGTCGGTGCTCATGGGCGTCGACCCGCCGACCAAGATGCTCGTGTACTTTGAGCTCGTGCAGACGACAAAGGAGTACATGCGCAGCTGCATGCCCATCGAGAGCAAGTGGCTCGCCGAGCTGGCGCCGCACTTTTACAAGCAGAAGGACGTGGAGGCCatggaggagaagaagatgcCCAAGGCTAGGACTTATGATCGGTAA